From the genome of Ananas comosus cultivar F153 linkage group 16, ASM154086v1, whole genome shotgun sequence, one region includes:
- the LOC109722625 gene encoding putative exosome complex component rrp40 isoform X2: protein MKAGKLRLSKPNKYWIESSQKRYVPCVEDTVLGIVVDTKPDNFLVDIKGPNLAFLPVLAFEGGTRRNIPKFEIGTLIYARVVKANSIMNPELSCTDAGGKAAEFGPLKDGYMFETSTGLARMLLSSPMCPVLEALGKKLSFETAVGLNGRVWVNASSPSNVILVSNAIMRSEFLSGTQQRIMVEKLMDRLQ from the exons ATGAAGGCTGGGAAGCTGAGGCTGTCGAAGCCGAATAAGTACTGGATCGAGAGCTCACAGAAGAGA TATGTACCATGTGTCGAAGATACAGTTCTCGGAATTGTGGTTGATACCAAACCAGAT AACTTCTTGGTGGATATAAAGGGTCCGAATTTGGCATTTCTACCTGTACTTGCTTTTGAAGGTGGAACAAGGAGAAACATACCAAAGTTTGAG ATTGGCACTCTGATCTATGCCCGAGTTGTCAAAGCTAATAGCATTATGAATCCTGAACTCTCCTGCACTGATG cTGGTGGAAAAGCTGCTGAGTTTGGTCCATTGAAAGATGGTTACATGTTTGAGACTTCAACTGGCCTGGCACGAAT gtTACTAAGCTCTCCGATGTGTCCAGTTCTTGAAGCGCTTGGAAAGAAGTTGTCATTTGAGACTGCTGTTGGATTAAATGGCCGTGTCTGG GTAAATGCTTCATCTCCAAGCAACGTCATTCTTGTATCAAATGCTATCATGAGGTCGGAGTTTCTGAGTGGAACACAACAAAGAATCATGGTGGAGAAACTAATGGATAGACTCCAATAA
- the LOC109722625 gene encoding putative exosome complex component rrp40 isoform X1, protein MDTPTNLVDKPVVPGDVVLDLSTMANQTIKLGAGLRQDCDTISAMKAGKLRLSKPNKYWIESSQKRYVPCVEDTVLGIVVDTKPDNFLVDIKGPNLAFLPVLAFEGGTRRNIPKFEIGTLIYARVVKANSIMNPELSCTDAGGKAAEFGPLKDGYMFETSTGLARMLLSSPMCPVLEALGKKLSFETAVGLNGRVWVNASSPSNVILVSNAIMRSEFLSGTQQRIMVEKLMDRLQ, encoded by the exons ATGGACACCCCGACGAATCTCGTAGATAAACCCGTG GTTCCTGGAGACGTCGTCTTGGATCTTTCCACGATGGCTAATCAGACGATCAAACTGGGAGCAGGATTGCGTCAG GATTGTGACACTATATCAGCCATGAAGGCTGGGAAGCTGAGGCTGTCGAAGCCGAATAAGTACTGGATCGAGAGCTCACAGAAGAGA TATGTACCATGTGTCGAAGATACAGTTCTCGGAATTGTGGTTGATACCAAACCAGAT AACTTCTTGGTGGATATAAAGGGTCCGAATTTGGCATTTCTACCTGTACTTGCTTTTGAAGGTGGAACAAGGAGAAACATACCAAAGTTTGAG ATTGGCACTCTGATCTATGCCCGAGTTGTCAAAGCTAATAGCATTATGAATCCTGAACTCTCCTGCACTGATG cTGGTGGAAAAGCTGCTGAGTTTGGTCCATTGAAAGATGGTTACATGTTTGAGACTTCAACTGGCCTGGCACGAAT gtTACTAAGCTCTCCGATGTGTCCAGTTCTTGAAGCGCTTGGAAAGAAGTTGTCATTTGAGACTGCTGTTGGATTAAATGGCCGTGTCTGG GTAAATGCTTCATCTCCAAGCAACGTCATTCTTGTATCAAATGCTATCATGAGGTCGGAGTTTCTGAGTGGAACACAACAAAGAATCATGGTGGAGAAACTAATGGATAGACTCCAATAA